TCTTGTGATTGAGGCCGAGGGCGAGGAGGGTCATAAGCGGCTACAACGGCTGAGATATCCATGTAGATTTTTGGCCATCGGCGCCCAAGATGCAACCCGTCATCGCAGGTCAACAATAGACCACCAACGTTACGTGGACACCGCCGCGCACCACACGATCTCTTTCTCGCCGCAAAGCGCGACGGTTATACTGCCTCGCAATCGCGCCTGCTCAGCCACACCGCCAACACGCCTCGCCTCGATCGAAATGAATCCGCGCCTTGGCCTGATCTCACTGCTCGCCGCCTCCCTCGCCAACCCCCTAGCCGGCACGGCTGTCTGGGCGGCGACTCCGCCGAGCCCTGGCTCGGTAGCGACCCCGGAGCCGAGCGGACCCGATAGGGTGCCCAGTGAGTCCGAGTCCCACGTAGAGCTCACGGCCGACCTGCTTTACGCGATCCTTCTCGGCGAGGTGGCCGACCAGCGCGATGACCCCTGGATGGCCTTCGCCCATTACCTGGAGGCGGCCCAGCTCTCGTCCGATCCTCGCCTCGCCGAGCTCGCGACGCGTGCGGCGCTCGCCGCCAACGACTCGGGTGCCGCCCAGAAGGCGGTAGATCTTTGGCTCGAGCTCGCCCCGGATTCGATCGCCGCCGAGTTCCTCGCCGCCCATGTGGCGATCATTCTCGGCGAAGACACCGAGGTCGAGCCACATCTGCAACGGGTCGTCGACCTCATTCGTCCCGCCGGCCGCAACGGCTTCATCAAGCTCGCCGCGCTGGCCGCGGCCATCGAGCCCGCCGCCCAGCGCCTCACGTTGATGCGCGCCCTGGTCGCCGAGGTCCCGGACAACGCCGCGGCCCACTACGCACTCGCCCTGGTGGCCGCCGACGCCAAGGACTACGAGCAGGCCGACGCGGCAACCCGACGGACGATCGAGCTCGCCCCCGACTGGGACCAACCGCGGATCATCCTGGTGCGCCTGTTGATCGCCCAGGGCAAACGTGCCGAGGCCCGCGAGGTGCTCGAGCAGTTCGTCGACACGACCCCGGACGGCCATCTGCTGCGCATGCTCTACGCCCAACTCCTCGTCGAGGATCGGGAGTTCTCCGATGCCCGCAACGTCTTCGAACGGATGCTGCACGACACGCCCAAAGAGCCCGATGTGCTGTTCGCAATCGCCATCCTGTCCCTGCAGCTCGACGATACCAGCGCCGCACGCAAGTATTTCGAGCGCCTCTATGCGACAGGCCAGCGACGCGACGACGCCGCCCTCTATCTCGGCCAGATCGAAGAGGACGCCGGCGAGTTCGACAAGGCCCTGGAGTGGTACGCCAAGGTCGAAGGCAAGACCGCCCTCGACGCGCTGGTCCACAGCGCCAACGTCTATGCCAAGCGCGGCGAGATCGCCAAGGCGCGCGAGGTCGTCGCACAACTGCGCGACCAGTGGCCCGAGCACGCGGTCAATCTGCACCTGATCGAAGGCGACCTGCTCCAGGGTAATGGCCGGCCCGAGCTGGCCATGAAGGTGTACGACCGAGCCCTCGCCGCCTATCCGGACAATGACGACCTACTCTACGCCCGCGGCCTCCTCGCCGGGAGCCTGGGGCAGCCCGAGCTCTTGGAACGCGACATGCGCGCCATCATCGCCGCCCATCCGGATCATGCCGATGCGCTCAACGCTCTGGGCTACACGCTGGCCGACGTCACGCATCGCTACCAAGAGGCCTACGAACTCATCGAGCGCGCCCTGATGCTGAAACCCGAGGACCCGGCGGTGCTCGATAGCATGGGCTGGGTCCTCTACAAGATGGGCCGCTACCCGGAGGCCCTCGAGTACCTGCGCCAGGCCTACGACCGCCTGTCCGACGCCGAGATCGGGGCCCACCTCGGCGAGGCCCTCTGGGCCACCGGCGAGCACGCCGAGGCCTGGAAGGTCTGGAATGACGCCCTGACCGCGAACCCGGATCACGAATACCTGAACCAGGTCATCGAACGCCACCGCCAGGCCCGCCCGGCCACCGCGAAATGAGAGATATCGACGCCTGGCAACAGCCTTGGCCGGCCCCGGCCAAGCTCAATCTGATGCTGCGGGTGCTCGGCCGGCGACCGGATGGCTATCACCGTCTCCAGACGGTCTTCCAGTTCGTCGATCACTGCGATCTCATCACCTTCGCGCCGCACGCCGACGGGCTCATCGAGCGCACCAACGAGTTGCCGGGCGTCGCCCCCGAACAGGATCTGGTCGTGCGCGCCGCGCAGTTGTTACGGGCCACCTCGGGCTGCCGTCACGGCGCCACGATCGACGTCGACAAGCGTCTACCCATGGGCGGCGGTCTCGGCGGCGGCAGCTCAGATGCCGCCACGACCCTGGTCGCCCTCGACCACCTATGGGACACCCGCCTCGGCACCGAGACCCTCGCCGAACTCGGCCTCCAGCTCGGCGCCGATGTCCCGGTGTTCGTGCGCGGCCTGGCCGCTTGGGGCGAGGGGGTCGGCGAGGAACTGGAGCCGATCGAGTTGCCGGAGCCCTGGTACCTGGTCCTCAAGCCGCCGTGCGAAGTCTCCACGGCGGCCATCTTCGGTGACGAGGACTTGACAAGGAACTCGCCGCCGATCACGATACGCGACTTTCTCTCCGGCGAGGCGGGAAACGATTGCCTGACGGTCGTCACTCGTCGCCACCCGGAGGTCGCCGCCGCGATGGAGTGGCTGCGTGGCTGGGGTGAGGCCAAACTCACCGGTACAGGCGCCTGCATCTTCGCTGCCTTTGCAACGCAGGGGCAAGCCGAAGCCGCGCACGCCGCCGCGCCGCCGCAATACTCGGCCTTCGTCGCGCCCGGCAGGAACCGCTCCCCGCTGTTGGAGCGATTGAACGGTTGATCTCGTGGGGCGTCGCCAAGTGGTAAGGCACTGGGTTTTGATCCCAGCATTCCCAGGTTCGAATCCTGGCGCCCCAGCCAAATCAGCGCCGCGTCGGCGGGCCAAACAGGGCATGCCCGCCGACGCGTTCGAGTGTCTCGTCGCCGGGCGGTTGTGGCAAGGCTTGGCTCCCCGTTGGCCAACCTGGAGAGTGAGGTTTTAGGACCGTGCCTAACAGCCACATGATGGTGTTTTCGGGAAACGCCAATCGCAATCTGTCCGCCGAGATCGCCTGGCATCTCAGCCTGCCGCTGGGCAAGGCCGTCATCGGCCAGTTCAGCGACGGCGAGGTGATGACCGAGATCCAGGAGAACGTCCGAGGCCGCGATGTCTTCGTCGTCCAGCCGACCTGCGCGCCCACCAACGACAACCTGATGGAGCTGTTGGTGATGATCGACGCGCTGCGCTGGGCCTCGGCCGGGCGCATCACCGCCGTCATCCCCTACTTCGGCTATGCCCGCCAGGACCGACGGCCGCGTTCGGCGCGGGTCCCGATCACGGCCCGGCTGGTCGCCAAGGCGATCGGCCACGCCGGGGCCGACCGCGTCCTGACCGTCGATCTGCACGCCGATCAGATCCAGGGCTTCTTCGACATCCCGGTGGACAACGTCTACGCCTCGCCGATCCTGCTCGGCGACGCCTGGCGCCAGAAATACCCGCGGCTGATGGTCGTCTCGCCGGACGTCGGCGGCGTCGTGCGCGCCAGGGCCCTGGCCAAGCGCCTGGACGACGCGGATCTGGCCATCATCGACAAGCGCCGCCCGCGGGCGAACGAGGCCAAGGTCATGAACATCATCGGCGATGTGCGGGATCGTTCCTGCGTCCTCGTCGATGACCTCGTCGACACAGCCGGGACCCTGTGCCGGGCGGCGGCGGCCCTCAAGGAGCACGGCGCCGCCCAGGTCGTCGCCTACTGCACCCACCCGGTGCTTTCCGGGCCGGCGATCGACAACATCCGCGAATCGCAGCTCGACCGGCTGGTGGTGACCAACACCATCCCGCTGAGCCCGGAGGCACAGGCCTGCGAGAAGATCCGCCAGCTCAGCATCGGCGAGCTCTTGGCCGAGACGATCCGACGCATTTCGAACGAGGAGTCGGTCAGCTCCTTGTTCGTCGACTGAAGGCGCGCCTCGTTGGCCGCGTTCGCTCGACTCCGGCGCGGGGGCGCCCTGCCCCGCAACGGCGACCATCACGGGACTCCCGTCCCCGTGCGTGCGCCGCGGACCTGGTCGCGGGTCCCCGGCGCGTTCGATTCATCATCCCAATAGCACAACAACGGAGTACGCCCATGAGCGTGAACTTTGACGTCATTGGCCAACCCCGGCATGACACAGGTAAAGGTGCGAGCCGCCGCCTGCGTCGTACCGGGCAGGTACCCGCCATCGTCTATGGCGGGCACCAGGAGCCGGAAATGATCTCGGTGTCGCACAGCGAGCTGTTGCGCCACCTCAACAACGAGGCCTTCTACTCGCACGTGCTCGACCTCCAGGTCGGGGAGCGCAACACCAAGGTCGTCCTCAAGGACATGCAGCGCCATCCCGCCAAGCCCTTCATCTTGCACGTCGATTTTCAGCGAGTGAGTGCCGGCGAGAAGATCCGCATGGTCGTCCCGCTGCATTTCGAGAACGAGCAACAGTCCAAGGGCGTCAAGCTCGGCGGGCGGGTCTCGCACTCGGTCACCGAGGTCGAGATCAGCTGCCTGCCGAAGGATCTCCCCGAGTTCATCGCCATCGACATGACCGAGATGGACATCGGTGACGTCATCCACCTCTCCGAGATTCCGCTACCGGCCGGCGTCGAGCTGGCCCACGCCCCGGATCCGGACGAGCCGGTCGTCATCCTGCACAGCGGCCACAGCGGCACCGCCGCCGGCGAAGAGGAAGAGGGAGAAGGCGAGGAGCAACCTTGACGGCTTTCTCCTCGGCGGCCGGCCTCGGGCCGGCCCGCCACCGGCAGGCGACGAACCTATGGCAGACGACCGTATCCGCTTGATCGTCGGCCTGGGCAACCCGGGCCCGCAATACGAACTCACCCGCCACAATGTCGGCTTTTGGCTCGCCGACCGGCTCGCCGCGCAAGAGGGATGCGCCTTCCGCGCCGACTCGAAACTGCACGGAACGCTCTGCCGCCTGACGCTCAGCGGCCGCGACGTCCGGGTGCTCAAGCCGTCGACCTTCATGAACCGCAGCGGCCAGTCGGTCGCCGCGACGGCCCGGTACTTCTCGATCGCGCCCGAAGAGATCCTCATCGCCCACGACGAACTCGACCTACCACCCGGCTCGGTGCGACTCAAGCAAGGCGGCGGGCATGCCGGCCACAACGGGCTGCGCGACACCATCCAGCAGCTCGGCAGCCGCGATTTCTGGCGCCTGCGCATCGGCATCGGTCACCCAGGCGACAAGTCCCAAGTGGTGGGCTACGTGCTCAACCGTCCGACCCGTGACGAGGGGGCGCTGATCGTCGACGCCGTCGACGAGGCCGAGCGCAGCCTGGCCGAGATCGTGACAGGCGGATTCCAGCGGGCGATGAACCGTCTCCACGGCCCAGCCCGATGACATCGGACACCACGCCGGGGGCCTAGCACCCCCCGCTACAGCGGAGAACACATCTCGCGCAAGGACTCGCCGCCATCTCGGCGACTTGAACCCAGAAACGGCAGTCGACCGTTTGGCGGTAGAATCGAGCGACGAAATCGCGGGGATCTTCTCTCGAATCACGCTGGCCCGATGGATAAGGGGCGCTTCTAGTCTTGTCGCCGCGAGGTGCTTCGTCCCGAAGCGTCTGCCGAAAATGAGCGCTGAACGAGACACGCGGGAGTCGAAAACGTGAAACAGAAGGTCTTGGTCGCCGGCGGCGCCGGGTATATTGGATCGCACATGGTCAAGGACCTGTTGGCCAACGGCTACGAGGTCCTCGTCCTGGACAACCTCTCGAAGGGCCACAGGGACGCGGTGCCGCACGAGCGCCTGGTGCTCGGCAACATCGGCGACCGCGACCTCGTCGAGACCCTCTTCGACCAACATGCGATCGCCGCCGTGATGCACTTCGCCG
This portion of the Thioflavicoccus mobilis 8321 genome encodes:
- a CDS encoding tetratricopeptide repeat protein: MNPRLGLISLLAASLANPLAGTAVWAATPPSPGSVATPEPSGPDRVPSESESHVELTADLLYAILLGEVADQRDDPWMAFAHYLEAAQLSSDPRLAELATRAALAANDSGAAQKAVDLWLELAPDSIAAEFLAAHVAIILGEDTEVEPHLQRVVDLIRPAGRNGFIKLAALAAAIEPAAQRLTLMRALVAEVPDNAAAHYALALVAADAKDYEQADAATRRTIELAPDWDQPRIILVRLLIAQGKRAEAREVLEQFVDTTPDGHLLRMLYAQLLVEDREFSDARNVFERMLHDTPKEPDVLFAIAILSLQLDDTSAARKYFERLYATGQRRDDAALYLGQIEEDAGEFDKALEWYAKVEGKTALDALVHSANVYAKRGEIAKAREVVAQLRDQWPEHAVNLHLIEGDLLQGNGRPELAMKVYDRALAAYPDNDDLLYARGLLAGSLGQPELLERDMRAIIAAHPDHADALNALGYTLADVTHRYQEAYELIERALMLKPEDPAVLDSMGWVLYKMGRYPEALEYLRQAYDRLSDAEIGAHLGEALWATGEHAEAWKVWNDALTANPDHEYLNQVIERHRQARPATAK
- the pth gene encoding aminoacyl-tRNA hydrolase, which encodes MADDRIRLIVGLGNPGPQYELTRHNVGFWLADRLAAQEGCAFRADSKLHGTLCRLTLSGRDVRVLKPSTFMNRSGQSVAATARYFSIAPEEILIAHDELDLPPGSVRLKQGGGHAGHNGLRDTIQQLGSRDFWRLRIGIGHPGDKSQVVGYVLNRPTRDEGALIVDAVDEAERSLAEIVTGGFQRAMNRLHGPAR
- the ispE gene encoding 4-(cytidine 5'-diphospho)-2-C-methyl-D-erythritol kinase — its product is MRDIDAWQQPWPAPAKLNLMLRVLGRRPDGYHRLQTVFQFVDHCDLITFAPHADGLIERTNELPGVAPEQDLVVRAAQLLRATSGCRHGATIDVDKRLPMGGGLGGGSSDAATTLVALDHLWDTRLGTETLAELGLQLGADVPVFVRGLAAWGEGVGEELEPIELPEPWYLVLKPPCEVSTAAIFGDEDLTRNSPPITIRDFLSGEAGNDCLTVVTRRHPEVAAAMEWLRGWGEAKLTGTGACIFAAFATQGQAEAAHAAAPPQYSAFVAPGRNRSPLLERLNG
- a CDS encoding 50S ribosomal protein L25/general stress protein Ctc translates to MSVNFDVIGQPRHDTGKGASRRLRRTGQVPAIVYGGHQEPEMISVSHSELLRHLNNEAFYSHVLDLQVGERNTKVVLKDMQRHPAKPFILHVDFQRVSAGEKIRMVVPLHFENEQQSKGVKLGGRVSHSVTEVEISCLPKDLPEFIAIDMTEMDIGDVIHLSEIPLPAGVELAHAPDPDEPVVILHSGHSGTAAGEEEEGEGEEQP
- a CDS encoding ribose-phosphate diphosphokinase, with the translated sequence MPNSHMMVFSGNANRNLSAEIAWHLSLPLGKAVIGQFSDGEVMTEIQENVRGRDVFVVQPTCAPTNDNLMELLVMIDALRWASAGRITAVIPYFGYARQDRRPRSARVPITARLVAKAIGHAGADRVLTVDLHADQIQGFFDIPVDNVYASPILLGDAWRQKYPRLMVVSPDVGGVVRARALAKRLDDADLAIIDKRRPRANEAKVMNIIGDVRDRSCVLVDDLVDTAGTLCRAAAALKEHGAAQVVAYCTHPVLSGPAIDNIRESQLDRLVVTNTIPLSPEAQACEKIRQLSIGELLAETIRRISNEESVSSLFVD